The Natrinema sp. DC36 genome includes the window GGAAAAGGGTTCCTCCGGGTTCCGTGCATCCGTCCCGCACCCCGCTCTCGAGGGTCATCGATCGCTGAATGAGTCGCGGACCCGTCTCTCCTCGACTACTGATTTCCATCGCAACTTACCAATCAATAATACAAACAATAATGGGCGATGTCGTGGAGAATCCGCACGCACTATGCGACGACGACAGTTCGTTACGGCCCTGGGTGCGACTGGACTGCTCGGTGCAACTGGCTCGGCCGGCGCACACTCCGACGCCGCCGCCAGCCGTCTCGGCGGAGGCGTCGAGAACGTGATCGTCCTGATCGGCGACGGCATGGGATTCGATCCGATCGAAGTCACGTCGGTCGTCCACGGGGACCTCTCGCTGCAGTCGATGACCGGCGTCGGCTACACGCGGACCAGCTCCCGGAGCGGCGAGGTGACCGACTCGGCGGCCGCCGGAACCGCGCTCGCGACCGGTCACAAGGCGTACAACGGGCAGCTGTCGGTCCGCGGCGACGCCGACGACGACGATCCGACGCCGCTGTTGACCCAGCTCGAGCTCGCACAGGCGCGGGGCAAAGCGACCGGACTCGTATCGACGACTCGGATCACCCACGCGACGCCGGCCGCCTACGCCTCGCACGTCCCCGACCGCGACATGGAGGAGGCGATCGCGGCACAGTACGCCGAGAGCGACGTCGACGTGCTCATGGGCGGCGGCCGTCGCGAGTTCGACGACGCGCTGCTTGAGCGGATGCGAGAGTCGGGCTACGAGGTCCTGTTCGACGCCGCCGACCTCGAGTCGGCGAGCGGAGACAGGCTGCTCGGGCTATTCGACGACAGCCACGTCACCTACACGCTCGACCGCGACGAGTCGATCCCGTCGCTGCCCGAGATGACTGCGACCGCCGTCGATCGGCTCGAGGAGGACGACGACGGCTTTTTCCTGTTGGTCGAGGGCGGGCGCATCGACCACGCCGAGCACGGGAACGACGTTCAGACGACGGTTGCCGAGACCGAAGAGTTCGACGCGGTCGTCGACTGGGCGCTCGAGTACGCCGAGAACCGAGACGACACGCTGGTCGTCGTCACGTCCGACCACGAGACTGGCGGTCTGGCGACCGGCAGCGGCTACGGGTCGCCGATCGAGGCCGAGGCGATCCGGAACGCGGAGGCGAGCAACGCGGCCATCGCTGCGGCCATCGAGGCCGGCACCCCGATCCGCGAGGCGGTCGACGGACGCGTCGACGTCGATCTCACCGACGAGGATGTCGAACGGATCGCGGACGCCAGAGGCGCCGAGGGCCCATACGCCCTCTCCAACGAACTCGGCGCGGTCCTCTCCGACCACCTCGGCGTCTCGTGGGCCTCGAACGTTCACACGGGTCCGGCGCAGACGGTGATGGCCGCCGGTCCCCACGTCGACCCGTTCAACGGCTGGATCCACCACACCGACCTCTCGGTGACCGTCGCCGCCCTGTTGCTGTTCGGCCGACTTCCCCGCGTCTCCGACGCCCGGCGTGACTCCTGGGAGCGAAGGATCGCCCGAACGGGACCATCGAGCCGGCTCGACGCCTGGCTCGCCCTCGAGTACGTCGGCCCCGTCACCGACGACGTGACCGACGCACTCGACGTCGACGGCAACGGCGTGGTCGACTACCGGGACGTCCTCCTGATCCTCGAGAACCGGGAGGACATCCCCGCGCCGTCGTCGGAAGCCGGCCGCCGCCGCGAGTCGATCAGCTCGGTCCACGACTTCTGAACGCGTCCCCCATCGCTCGCCGGTATCTGCCCCGATTTTCGCGTCTACCCCGGGACCGTCTCGCTACCGATGCGGTTTCGGATCCGATTTCGCCAGAACCGCTCTGTAGTGGGCCTCCGATCGCAGAACGTCGGTCACGGCCCACGGCGTCCCCGTCGTCGCCTCGCGGAACCGGGCGGACGAGCACAGCAGGAACTGCAGCGTCCGCCCGACCTCGCGGAATCGTTCGCCGTCCGCCCGCTCGCCCTCGAACTCGAGGTGGAAACACCGGTGAGCGACTCCCTCGCGAGGGTCGGATCGGTAGCCGAAGAACTCCGCGTCCAGCCGCGTCGGATCGTAGTTATCGACGACCGCGACCCCGCCGTCGTCGGTGACGCGATCGAACTCGGCGAGCAGTTCGCGGACGCCGGCCAGCGAGCGGCCGAGGCCGATCTGCGTGCCGACGGCGTGGACGGCTCCGAACGCGTCCGTCGGCACCGGCAGATCGAACATGTCGCCGACGAGAACGTCCTCGAGTCCGCGCTCCGCGGCTTCGCCGCTCCGCCTCGAGGTCCTGCGGACCTCGCACCGCTCGCGGGCGGCCAAGACCGCATTTGGACTCGCGTCAACGCCGACCGCGTCGACGCCCCGATCGGCCCACCACAGGAGGTGGTTCCCCGCGTCACACCCCACGTCGAGGACCGGCTCGGCGTCGGCGAGGCGCTCGAGCGCGGCGATCGTCTCCCGGTCCCACGACTCGGGACTCGAGAAGTAGAACTCGGCGACGTTACCGTCCCGTACGTCCGCCCCGTCGCGATAGATGAGCCGTCCCGGTTCGTCGCGGTAGTGAGCGAGCATCGCTCGGCCGAGCGGGTCCGCTCCGTCGTTCGCCTCGAGCGGTCCGAACCGGTCCGGGACCATGCTCGAGCCGACGACCCGCCCAGTAATAACTCTACGATGACATGTGGTTTCTGATATCGCGGACCACGGATGCCGACCGCTACCGATTTACGCCGATCGACCCAACGGTCGCGCATGAAGGTCGAATTCGACGAGGACGTCTGTATCGGGATGTTCCAGTGCGTCGCCGAGT containing:
- a CDS encoding alkaline phosphatase encodes the protein MRRRQFVTALGATGLLGATGSAGAHSDAAASRLGGGVENVIVLIGDGMGFDPIEVTSVVHGDLSLQSMTGVGYTRTSSRSGEVTDSAAAGTALATGHKAYNGQLSVRGDADDDDPTPLLTQLELAQARGKATGLVSTTRITHATPAAYASHVPDRDMEEAIAAQYAESDVDVLMGGGRREFDDALLERMRESGYEVLFDAADLESASGDRLLGLFDDSHVTYTLDRDESIPSLPEMTATAVDRLEEDDDGFFLLVEGGRIDHAEHGNDVQTTVAETEEFDAVVDWALEYAENRDDTLVVVTSDHETGGLATGSGYGSPIEAEAIRNAEASNAAIAAAIEAGTPIREAVDGRVDVDLTDEDVERIADARGAEGPYALSNELGAVLSDHLGVSWASNVHTGPAQTVMAAGPHVDPFNGWIHHTDLSVTVAALLLFGRLPRVSDARRDSWERRIARTGPSSRLDAWLALEYVGPVTDDVTDALDVDGNGVVDYRDVLLILENREDIPAPSSEAGRRRESISSVHDF
- a CDS encoding class I SAM-dependent methyltransferase, with amino-acid sequence MVPDRFGPLEANDGADPLGRAMLAHYRDEPGRLIYRDGADVRDGNVAEFYFSSPESWDRETIAALERLADAEPVLDVGCDAGNHLLWWADRGVDAVGVDASPNAVLAARERCEVRRTSRRSGEAAERGLEDVLVGDMFDLPVPTDAFGAVHAVGTQIGLGRSLAGVRELLAEFDRVTDDGGVAVVDNYDPTRLDAEFFGYRSDPREGVAHRCFHLEFEGERADGERFREVGRTLQFLLCSSARFREATTGTPWAVTDVLRSEAHYRAVLAKSDPKPHR